A window of Acidobacteriota bacterium contains these coding sequences:
- a CDS encoding type II toxin-antitoxin system VapC family toxin — protein sequence MGDVALRAAIDTNRITDLLRGDAELSDWLGRCEQLFVPLFVLAEIKAGFLGGSRPHQNEALLRRFLDKPNVTLLLPDHDTAEGYAHLWVQLRHGGQPIPAHDIWIAALALQHDLVLVTRDRHFAAIPQLVLA from the coding sequence TTGGGAGATGTGGCGCTGAGAGCCGCCATCGACACCAACCGGATCACCGATCTACTGCGCGGCGATGCCGAACTGAGCGATTGGCTGGGCCGATGCGAACAACTATTCGTGCCCCTCTTTGTACTTGCGGAAATCAAGGCAGGGTTCCTGGGAGGCTCACGTCCCCACCAAAACGAAGCGTTGCTTCGCCGCTTCCTGGACAAGCCAAACGTGACCTTGCTGTTGCCCGACCATGACACTGCTGAGGGGTATGCGCATTTGTGGGTTCAGCTCCGGCACGGCGGCCAGCCGATCCCGGCTCACGACATCTGGATCGCAGCGCTTGCGCTGCAGCACGACCTCGTGCTCGTCACTCGCGACCGTCACTTCGCGGCGATTCCTCAGTTGGTGCTGGCTTAG
- a CDS encoding PIN domain-containing protein yields the protein MKGTVTDGFVLDASVALCWAFDDEDQLMAQQALGAAGRGGAVAPIVWWYEIRHGLLAGERRGRLTAARSAEFLDHLQQLPIKLRFDAAPGSLLPLARTYGLSAYDASYLELAQRLELRLATLDRHLAAAAQAAGIPLL from the coding sequence ATGAAGGGCACCGTTACTGACGGCTTCGTGCTGGATGCCTCGGTCGCGCTTTGCTGGGCCTTTGACGATGAAGACCAGCTAATGGCGCAGCAAGCCCTAGGAGCCGCGGGAAGGGGGGGCGCGGTCGCGCCTATCGTTTGGTGGTATGAGATCCGCCACGGCCTGCTCGCAGGCGAACGACGCGGGCGCCTGACCGCCGCGCGAAGCGCCGAATTTCTGGATCACTTGCAGCAACTTCCGATCAAGCTTCGTTTCGACGCTGCCCCCGGCAGCCTGCTACCCTTGGCGCGAACTTATGGCCTGAGTGCGTACGATGCGTCCTATCTAGAGTTGGCACAGCGGCTGGAACTGAGGTTGGCCACGCTGGACCGGCATCTGGCCGCAGCGGCGCAGGCGGCGGGAATTCCGCTCTTGTAG
- a CDS encoding division/cell wall cluster transcriptional repressor MraZ, whose amino-acid sequence MLRGNYPARVDEKGRLKLPTEFRAQLDESNPEHRFYITSFDGAQSRIYPMPVWEAIEQKLAALPSMHPTKQKLLSRTNYYGQVVEMDGQGRLLIPSVLREAAEMRGDVAVLGYLQYLEVWNEQRLLADMKAKAFTDEDKQTLADLGI is encoded by the coding sequence ATGTTGCGGGGCAACTATCCAGCACGGGTGGACGAAAAGGGACGGCTCAAGCTGCCCACCGAGTTCCGCGCCCAACTGGACGAGTCGAATCCGGAGCACCGCTTTTATATCACCAGCTTCGACGGAGCGCAGTCCCGGATTTACCCGATGCCGGTGTGGGAGGCGATTGAGCAGAAGCTGGCGGCGCTGCCTTCGATGCACCCGACCAAGCAAAAACTGCTGAGCCGTACGAACTATTACGGCCAAGTGGTGGAAATGGACGGGCAAGGGCGGTTGCTGATTCCTTCGGTGTTGCGCGAGGCGGCGGAGATGCGCGGCGACGTGGCCGTGCTGGGCTATCTGCAGTACCTGGAAGTCTGGAACGAACAACGGTTGTTGGCGGACATGAAGGCCAAGGCGTTCACCGACGAAGACAAGCAGACGCTGGCCGATCTGGGGATTTAG
- a CDS encoding NAD-dependent epimerase/dehydratase family protein, which produces MRMLVLGGTGFLGAPLVGHLRRAGHEVAVFHRGRDCKDPEGHFHGDRRELLAFAPAFARFNPEVVIDTIAGSAIAAQRTMAAVRGQNRRVVFVSSMDVYRAWGVFHGTEAGTPAPGLLREDSPLREHSGLYPAAVLAGLRRRHAWMAEGYDKLGMERAAAAAARGGWYGRITILRLPPMYGPGDQQRRLYPLWRRMQDGRPAVLLERGWAAWRTARGFVGNMAAGVALAASDPRAGGRIFNLADGGNYCQLAWAQLAAEAAGWRGRIVTTPPALTPPHLHVAANTAQSCAADSSSIRRELGFVPPVTLAQALRTTLAWARANPLSLDFEAEYIAEDAALRACGLAAGVMS; this is translated from the coding sequence ATGCGGATGCTGGTGCTGGGCGGGACGGGATTCTTGGGCGCCCCGCTGGTCGGGCACCTACGCCGCGCCGGCCACGAGGTCGCCGTCTTTCACCGCGGCCGCGATTGCAAGGATCCGGAAGGCCACTTCCATGGCGACCGGCGCGAGCTCCTGGCCTTTGCTCCTGCCTTTGCGCGCTTCAACCCCGAGGTCGTCATTGATACCATTGCCGGCTCCGCCATCGCCGCCCAGCGGACCATGGCCGCCGTGCGCGGCCAGAACCGGCGCGTCGTCTTCGTCAGCAGCATGGATGTATACCGCGCCTGGGGCGTCTTTCACGGTACCGAAGCCGGCACGCCGGCCCCGGGGCTCTTGCGCGAGGATTCCCCCCTGCGCGAGCACAGCGGCTTGTATCCCGCAGCAGTGCTGGCGGGTTTGCGGCGGCGGCATGCCTGGATGGCGGAAGGCTACGACAAGCTGGGTATGGAGCGGGCGGCGGCCGCCGCGGCTCGCGGCGGCTGGTATGGCCGCATCACGATTCTGCGCTTGCCGCCCATGTATGGCCCAGGCGACCAGCAGCGCCGGCTGTACCCACTTTGGCGGCGGATGCAGGACGGGCGTCCGGCCGTGTTGCTGGAGCGCGGCTGGGCCGCATGGCGCACCGCGCGCGGCTTTGTTGGGAACATGGCGGCCGGCGTGGCCCTGGCGGCCTCAGATCCGCGCGCCGGCGGCAGAATCTTTAACCTTGCCGATGGAGGCAACTACTGCCAGCTTGCGTGGGCGCAGCTCGCCGCCGAAGCCGCCGGTTGGCGGGGCCGCATTGTGACCACCCCCCCAGCACTGACGCCGCCGCATCTCCACGTGGCGGCCAATACCGCCCAGTCCTGTGCCGCCGACAGCAGCAGCATCCGGCGCGAACTGGGTTTTGTTCCACCGGTCACTTTGGCTCAGGCCCTGCGGACGACGCTCGCCTGGGCGCGGGCCAATCCACTGTCACTGGATTTCGAAGCCGAATATATTGCGGAAGATGCCGCTCTGCGTGCCTGCGGCCTCGCCGCAGGGGTCATGAGCTAG
- a CDS encoding type II toxin-antitoxin system Phd/YefM family antitoxin, with translation MKTVQCSEAKTHFLRMLDEVEGGETIVITRRGVRVARLVPDREADRRERDQVVTDIRNLGRQNGKITADELVAWKHEGHRY, from the coding sequence ATGAAGACAGTGCAATGCTCGGAGGCCAAGACGCATTTTCTGCGCATGCTCGATGAAGTCGAGGGCGGCGAAACCATTGTCATTACCCGCCGCGGCGTGCGGGTCGCACGTTTGGTGCCCGATCGCGAAGCAGACCGGCGGGAGCGCGATCAGGTGGTCACAGACATCCGCAACCTCGGACGACAAAACGGCAAGATCACAGCCGATGAGTTGGTGGCATGGAAGCATGAAGGGCACCGTTACTGA
- a CDS encoding CPBP family intramembrane metalloprotease yields the protein MDIWFTRSEERSFAGLRAGWRLAVFLLIAIGVPGLLTAVAMLAGAQRSTGAATGIAVSPWTSLASEALLFGWIAFVTWIMARLEHRSWGSFGLPVQKAFGKLFWQGVAWGVVALSVLLVLIFISGDLTFGHIVLRGTAIPRFGLEWALAFLAVGFFEEFSFRGYTLTTLTQGTGFWIAAIILSAGFGSAHLGNGGESWIGALSAGLIGLFFCFTWHRTGSLWFAVGLHAAWDYCESFVYGVPDSGSVSRGRLLQPHFHGSHWITGGTVGPEGSLWVFVIIGLLFVLFADLYPHKKKAADQTELIAS from the coding sequence ATGGACATCTGGTTCACCCGCTCTGAAGAACGCAGCTTTGCCGGCCTGCGGGCGGGCTGGCGGCTTGCGGTTTTTCTGCTGATCGCCATCGGCGTTCCTGGACTGCTCACGGCGGTGGCGATGCTGGCGGGAGCCCAACGTAGTACGGGCGCGGCGACCGGCATTGCGGTTTCCCCCTGGACTTCGCTGGCCAGTGAGGCGCTGCTGTTCGGCTGGATTGCGTTCGTGACCTGGATCATGGCACGGCTCGAACACCGGAGCTGGGGTAGCTTCGGGCTACCGGTACAAAAAGCTTTTGGGAAATTGTTCTGGCAGGGCGTGGCGTGGGGCGTGGTCGCGCTCAGCGTGCTGCTGGTGCTCATCTTCATCAGCGGTGATCTGACCTTCGGGCATATCGTGCTGCGCGGTACGGCCATCCCACGCTTCGGGTTGGAGTGGGCACTGGCCTTTCTGGCAGTGGGGTTTTTTGAAGAGTTCTCGTTCCGGGGCTATACGCTGACGACGCTAACGCAGGGCACGGGATTCTGGATTGCCGCGATCATCCTCTCGGCTGGGTTTGGCAGTGCGCATTTGGGCAACGGAGGCGAGAGCTGGATTGGGGCGTTGAGCGCCGGGCTGATTGGCCTATTCTTTTGTTTCACCTGGCACCGTACCGGAAGCCTCTGGTTCGCGGTGGGTCTGCATGCGGCCTGGGATTACTGCGAGAGTTTTGTCTACGGCGTGCCCGACAGCGGTAGCGTCAGCCGGGGACGGCTCTTGCAGCCGCACTTTCACGGCTCTCATTGGATCACCGGCGGCACCGTAGGTCCAGAAGGCAGCCTTTGGGTCTTTGTGATCATTGGTTTGCTATTTGTGCTGTTTGCGGACCTGTACCCCCACAAGAAAAAGGCGGCGGATCAAACCGAGCTGATCGCCTCCTAG
- a CDS encoding CocE/NonD family hydrolase, whose protein sequence is MRRTLLVILALAAAALAQTANWQQSYSKRDVMIPMRDGVRLHTEIYTPHAAHGPLPFLITRTPYGLNDNGAGYSRLLALYPVMEQAGYIFVMQDIRGRYGSDGKFIMQRPPCAKSAPHCVGEATDTYDTVAWLLTNVPNNNGRAGLLGISYGGWLTTMALLDPNPALKAVSEQASPADMFLGDDFHHNGAFRLSYGFEYVAMMETGNTNQLFHFPDYDTYGWYLKLGSLANVNQKVFHGQKPTWDDFVNHPNQDWFWNKQSFTVQLKNVQLSVPDLNVAGWWDQEDFYGPVDIYETLLPHDVDHYDYLAIGPWNHGGWSHGTGEQLGPVHFGSDTSAYFRAHIQAPWFAYWLKGEGAKPPHVRTFATGSNQWQQYDAWPPAHGTQDRALYLHADHSLSFARPTAAGAAFDSYTSDPAHPVPYRHRPVQETYGPGSQWYTWLLEDQRFVDNRPDTATWTGPVLTQPLCIAGNIQANLYASTTGSDSDWVVKLIDVYPQKYPAQPTMAGYELMIADEIFRGRFRQSFEHPEPIPPNKVELYDFSLHTNDHCFLPGHAIMVQVQSTWFPLYDRNPQTFVPNIFLAPAGAFRQATQRIYASPQHPSSITLPVRSPAGSH, encoded by the coding sequence ATGCGGCGAACTCTCCTCGTGATCCTGGCGCTGGCGGCGGCGGCACTGGCGCAGACGGCGAACTGGCAGCAGAGCTACAGCAAGCGCGACGTGATGATCCCGATGCGCGACGGCGTGCGGCTGCACACGGAAATTTACACGCCGCATGCGGCGCACGGGCCACTGCCCTTCCTGATCACACGCACGCCTTATGGCCTGAACGACAACGGCGCCGGGTATAGCCGGCTGCTGGCCTTGTATCCGGTGATGGAGCAGGCGGGCTACATCTTCGTCATGCAGGATATTCGCGGGCGCTACGGCTCCGATGGAAAGTTCATTATGCAACGCCCACCCTGTGCCAAGTCCGCGCCGCATTGCGTGGGCGAAGCCACCGACACCTACGACACCGTCGCCTGGCTGCTGACAAACGTGCCCAACAACAATGGCCGCGCGGGCCTGCTGGGGATCTCCTACGGCGGCTGGCTGACTACCATGGCGCTGCTCGATCCGAATCCGGCGCTCAAGGCGGTATCGGAGCAAGCCTCGCCGGCCGACATGTTTCTGGGCGACGACTTTCACCACAACGGCGCCTTCCGGCTGAGCTACGGCTTCGAGTACGTGGCCATGATGGAAACCGGGAATACCAACCAGTTGTTTCATTTTCCCGATTACGACACCTACGGCTGGTATCTGAAGCTGGGCTCGCTCGCCAATGTGAACCAGAAGGTTTTTCACGGCCAGAAGCCGACGTGGGATGACTTTGTGAATCATCCCAACCAGGATTGGTTCTGGAACAAACAGTCGTTCACGGTGCAACTCAAGAACGTGCAGTTGAGCGTGCCCGATCTCAACGTGGCCGGATGGTGGGATCAGGAAGACTTCTACGGGCCGGTCGATATTTACGAAACGCTGCTGCCGCACGATGTGGATCATTACGACTATCTGGCGATTGGCCCGTGGAATCACGGCGGTTGGTCGCACGGAACGGGCGAACAGCTCGGCCCGGTACACTTTGGCAGCGACACCAGCGCTTACTTCCGGGCACACATTCAGGCACCCTGGTTTGCCTACTGGCTCAAGGGCGAAGGCGCGAAGCCGCCGCACGTTCGCACGTTTGCGACCGGTTCGAATCAATGGCAGCAGTACGATGCCTGGCCGCCGGCGCACGGGACGCAGGATCGCGCTCTGTACTTGCATGCCGATCACTCGCTTTCGTTCGCGCGCCCCACCGCAGCCGGCGCCGCGTTCGACAGCTACACTTCCGATCCCGCGCATCCGGTCCCCTACCGCCATCGGCCGGTTCAGGAAACCTACGGTCCGGGCAGCCAATGGTACACGTGGCTGCTGGAAGACCAGCGCTTCGTGGACAATCGCCCCGACACCGCGACCTGGACTGGTCCCGTACTCACGCAGCCGCTCTGCATCGCGGGCAACATTCAGGCCAACCTCTACGCTTCGACCACCGGCAGCGACAGCGACTGGGTAGTCAAGCTCATTGACGTTTACCCGCAGAAATATCCCGCCCAGCCCACCATGGCCGGCTACGAGCTGATGATCGCCGATGAAATTTTCCGTGGCCGCTTTCGGCAAAGCTTCGAGCATCCTGAGCCGATCCCGCCCAACAAGGTCGAGCTCTACGATTTCTCGCTGCACACCAACGACCACTGCTTCCTGCCCGGCCACGCAATCATGGTCCAGGTGCAAAGCACCTGGTTCCCGCTCTACGACCGCAACCCGCAGACCTTCGTGCCCAACATCTTTCTCGCCCCGGCAGGCGCCTTCCGCCAAGCCACGCAGCGCATCTACGCCAGCCCGCAGCACCCCTCCAGCATCACCCTGCCGGTGCGCAGCCCGGCCGGTTCCCATTGA
- a CDS encoding acyltransferase has translation MEAHRNPSSNCYFQFGSIATSVKSTRVRTALMAKPAWLPNHIPSLDGLRGLAIALVLLHHCEPRLRPLGLGPLAAWGWMGVNLFFVLSGFLITGILLDERGQPHLFRNFYARRGLRIWPLYFLVVPLVYFAFGPHATWKGSQPGWLYLFFYVQNLFPGLNGALYPTWSLAIEEQFYLVWAPLVRFLPKWLLGAVLLLVLASGTGLRGTLAGSLPPIHTLYHLDGLAAGCLLALAVRTWHASAACWRIVGWLAAGTGLGGCLYASFYRPSLLNTFLAIGFVGVLALAATVPAAAGLTWRPLRFLGKISYGVYLIHMPVFVLLGGVDVYLDRIHAGAAGDLLIVVMRLAVSLALATMLWYGFERPILRLKRLFRPNPVPADTTVAA, from the coding sequence ATGGAAGCGCATCGGAATCCCTCATCCAACTGCTACTTTCAGTTTGGCTCCATTGCCACTTCTGTCAAGTCAACTAGAGTAAGAACAGCGCTTATGGCAAAGCCTGCCTGGCTCCCCAACCATATTCCATCGCTGGACGGCCTGCGCGGGCTGGCTATTGCGCTGGTGCTGCTGCACCACTGCGAGCCGCGGCTGCGGCCGCTGGGCCTGGGCCCGCTCGCGGCCTGGGGCTGGATGGGCGTTAACCTGTTTTTCGTCCTCTCGGGGTTTTTGATCACTGGCATCCTACTCGATGAACGCGGCCAGCCGCACCTGTTCCGCAACTTTTATGCCCGGCGCGGCCTGCGCATCTGGCCGCTGTATTTTCTGGTCGTGCCGCTGGTCTACTTCGCCTTTGGACCCCACGCCACCTGGAAGGGTTCCCAGCCCGGCTGGCTCTACCTCTTCTTTTACGTTCAGAACCTGTTTCCGGGGCTGAACGGGGCACTGTATCCCACCTGGAGCTTGGCTATCGAAGAGCAGTTCTACTTGGTCTGGGCGCCGCTGGTGCGTTTTCTGCCCAAGTGGCTGCTGGGGGCAGTGCTGCTGCTGGTGTTGGCGAGCGGCACGGGCCTGCGCGGCACTTTAGCCGGCTCACTACCGCCGATTCACACCCTATACCACCTCGATGGACTGGCCGCCGGCTGCCTGCTGGCCCTGGCAGTGCGTACCTGGCACGCCTCGGCCGCCTGCTGGCGGATCGTGGGTTGGTTGGCGGCGGGGACGGGACTGGGCGGCTGCCTCTATGCTTCGTTCTACCGGCCGTCACTGCTCAATACGTTTCTCGCAATCGGTTTTGTGGGCGTGCTGGCGCTCGCCGCCACCGTGCCGGCGGCGGCGGGCCTGACCTGGCGGCCGCTGCGCTTTCTGGGCAAAATCAGCTACGGCGTGTATCTCATCCATATGCCGGTTTTCGTGCTGCTGGGTGGTGTAGACGTGTACCTGGACCGCATCCATGCTGGAGCGGCCGGCGACCTGCTCATCGTGGTCATGCGCCTTGCGGTTTCCCTCGCCCTGGCCACAATGCTCTGGTACGGCTTCGAGCGCCCCATCCTGCGGCTGAAGCGCCTATTCCGGCCAAACCCAGTGCCTGCGGACACAACTGTCGCAGCGTGA
- a CDS encoding amidohydrolase encodes MWKRTLGMCLLLAAMAVGQSMGGKIDPGILAAIQKTPAIDDHAHPPALPVNAIADTNYDALPCPPNDPIPPTLTSEPTNPIYQQAWMALFGAHTAAQDLAAKARVKREQGRNYPNWVLQKLGIQVEFANRVAMGPGLGPPHFRWVAFDDALLLPLDSSGLAMNPDLKFFFERERMILQDDYLKPLHVTRPPATLDAYLSEVVIPTLEREKAEGAVAVKFEAAYLRPLNFHRPDMTAAREVYAAGGAPGAAQYYKLQDAIFHTIALEAGRLGLAVHIHTGFGCGSYFNIAGANPALLMDVFNDPSLRHTNFVLLHAGLGPYTNIVAALLAKPNVYTDTSGQTWLLTPAGIAHNLRTLLEYYPDKIMFGTDLSPGEGAIDWEEIGYQLENAARDGLAMALTGMMRDHEVTRGQALEIAHAVMRGTARKLYPQLRSPR; translated from the coding sequence ATGTGGAAGCGGACCTTGGGGATGTGCCTGCTGCTGGCGGCCATGGCCGTTGGGCAGTCAATGGGCGGGAAGATCGACCCGGGCATTTTGGCGGCGATTCAGAAGACGCCAGCGATTGATGATCACGCACACCCGCCGGCGCTGCCGGTGAACGCCATCGCCGACACCAACTACGACGCGCTCCCCTGCCCGCCTAATGACCCTATTCCGCCAACGCTGACAAGCGAACCGACAAACCCGATTTATCAGCAAGCATGGATGGCACTGTTCGGAGCGCACACGGCGGCGCAGGATTTGGCAGCCAAGGCGCGGGTGAAGCGCGAGCAGGGGCGGAACTATCCGAATTGGGTGCTGCAGAAGCTCGGCATTCAGGTGGAATTTGCCAACCGCGTCGCGATGGGGCCGGGCCTCGGGCCGCCGCATTTCCGCTGGGTCGCGTTCGACGATGCGCTGCTGCTGCCACTCGATAGTTCGGGCCTGGCGATGAATCCAGACCTGAAATTTTTCTTTGAGCGCGAGAGGATGATTCTGCAGGACGACTACCTCAAGCCGCTGCACGTGACACGGCCGCCGGCGACGCTCGACGCGTACCTGAGCGAGGTCGTGATCCCGACGCTCGAGCGCGAAAAGGCTGAAGGCGCCGTCGCCGTCAAATTCGAAGCAGCCTATCTGCGGCCGCTGAATTTTCATCGTCCGGACATGACCGCCGCGCGTGAGGTTTACGCCGCTGGAGGGGCGCCTGGTGCGGCGCAATATTACAAGCTGCAGGATGCGATCTTTCATACGATCGCGCTGGAGGCGGGACGGCTGGGGCTGGCGGTGCATATTCATACTGGCTTTGGCTGCGGATCGTACTTCAACATTGCCGGCGCGAACCCGGCGCTGCTGATGGACGTGTTCAACGACCCCAGCCTGCGGCACACCAACTTCGTGCTGCTGCACGCGGGACTGGGACCGTATACCAACATCGTGGCGGCGCTGCTGGCCAAGCCGAACGTCTATACCGACACCTCGGGCCAGACCTGGCTGCTGACGCCGGCCGGGATCGCGCACAACCTTCGCACGCTGCTGGAGTACTACCCCGACAAGATCATGTTCGGCACGGATTTGTCGCCAGGCGAGGGGGCGATCGACTGGGAAGAGATTGGCTATCAACTGGAAAACGCCGCCCGCGACGGACTGGCGATGGCGCTGACGGGCATGATGCGCGATCACGAAGTCACGCGCGGGCAGGCGTTGGAGATTGCCCACGCCGTGATGCGGGGAACGGCACGGAAGCTTTATCCCCAACTCCGGTCTCCGCGCTGA
- a CDS encoding DUF3488 domain-containing protein: MRRTCEGLLLLLLATGFVTLAITGRLGWVVIAVAAVLYLLRGYIFLWQRPVQPAEDGLEQKRVVWRSHARPRAYPWSSRAWSYALLAYLPIFAWDGLWFSHSFVDASLHLVVLAGAARLFAPHSGRDDLLLGLLAFLEVLTASLLTVSGIFFLLFLVFLILLVATLVAFEMERAHAAAATPRGARIPRAGLLQFSLVLSALIAVFGTLVFLLLPRTTLGGWAARPLDRGLTGFSDEVHLGAIANLQRSNRPVMHIRVLDANPPLSPAALQRVPWRGRGLTTFDGTRWYDPDTPSVFGSDSGRVDVGIRTADGTAQLVRYEVSLEPLRSPVLFFPPRLLRAATHFPVLAWDRYTDTLAGMGINGTGTSYSGVSDLAVPTTQDLRLNGVWPRGDFPLRRYLQLPRDLDPRIPGLAHRIVADVPDNNWARMQALTNYLKTHYSYTLRDLPQGSHPLAAFLFDPASGDCEYFASALAVLARTLGIPTRVVNGFLSGQYNPLTGEYLVTGGDAHTWVEAYFPASYQGRLAGFGRAVWVTFDATPSSPATSSSLLPGSGMFLDAFSTAWQQWIVNYDWFRQARLAAFLQQDVGAEAGAAWDNTTAAAEQAWQQVRAGRQGSGAVSEFWASAGFVVAICIVGGIILWRSGGALRRRRGQELRDQLAARRQAQAAYRRLLRYLGRCGMEHPPGQTAEELLATLTNENAPEALTIALTSFLSDYQAVRFGPEPATRAPQLRPQLQQLRRLCRRGALA; encoded by the coding sequence ATGCGGCGGACGTGCGAGGGGCTGCTGCTCCTGCTGCTGGCGACCGGGTTCGTGACGCTGGCCATCACCGGACGGCTGGGCTGGGTGGTGATCGCGGTGGCTGCGGTGCTCTATCTGCTGCGCGGCTACATATTTCTATGGCAGCGGCCGGTGCAACCCGCGGAGGACGGGCTGGAGCAAAAGCGGGTTGTGTGGCGCAGCCACGCGCGGCCCCGCGCCTATCCATGGTCGAGCCGGGCGTGGAGCTATGCGCTGCTGGCCTATCTGCCGATTTTTGCCTGGGATGGCTTGTGGTTTTCGCACAGCTTCGTCGACGCCAGCCTGCACCTGGTGGTGCTGGCAGGGGCGGCGCGGCTGTTTGCGCCGCATTCGGGGCGGGATGACCTATTGCTGGGGCTGCTGGCATTTCTCGAAGTCCTGACGGCTTCGCTGCTGACGGTTTCCGGCATCTTCTTCCTGCTGTTCCTCGTTTTTCTGATACTGCTGGTCGCCACGCTGGTGGCGTTCGAAATGGAGCGCGCGCACGCAGCCGCCGCAACGCCGCGGGGGGCACGGATTCCAAGGGCGGGACTGCTGCAGTTTTCGCTGGTGCTCTCGGCGCTGATCGCGGTTTTCGGCACGCTGGTGTTTCTTCTGTTGCCGCGCACCACGCTGGGCGGCTGGGCGGCGCGGCCGCTCGATCGCGGCCTCACCGGCTTCAGCGACGAGGTACACCTGGGCGCGATCGCCAACCTGCAGCGCAGCAACCGGCCGGTGATGCACATCCGCGTGCTTGACGCCAATCCGCCGCTGTCTCCGGCGGCCTTGCAACGCGTTCCCTGGCGCGGCCGTGGGCTGACGACGTTTGATGGCACACGCTGGTACGACCCTGACACCCCCTCCGTCTTCGGTTCCGATTCCGGGCGAGTCGACGTCGGCATCCGCACCGCTGACGGTACGGCCCAACTGGTGCGTTATGAGGTATCGCTGGAGCCGCTGCGCTCGCCGGTGCTGTTTTTCCCGCCCCGGCTGCTGCGCGCGGCCACCCATTTTCCCGTGCTCGCCTGGGACCGGTACACCGATACGCTGGCGGGTATGGGCATCAACGGCACGGGCACATCGTATTCCGGCGTTTCCGACCTCGCGGTACCTACGACGCAGGATCTGCGCCTCAATGGCGTCTGGCCGCGCGGCGATTTTCCGCTGCGCCGCTACTTGCAACTGCCGCGCGACCTCGACCCCCGCATCCCCGGCCTGGCGCACCGCATTGTCGCCGACGTGCCCGACAACAATTGGGCGCGGATGCAGGCGTTGACGAACTACCTTAAGACACATTATTCCTACACGCTGCGCGACCTGCCGCAGGGATCGCATCCGCTGGCGGCGTTTCTGTTCGATCCCGCCAGCGGTGATTGCGAATATTTCGCCTCGGCGTTGGCGGTGCTGGCGCGGACGCTCGGCATTCCCACCCGGGTGGTGAACGGGTTCCTGTCTGGCCAATACAACCCGCTGACGGGAGAGTATCTGGTCACGGGCGGCGACGCACACACCTGGGTGGAGGCGTATTTTCCGGCCTCCTATCAAGGCCGGCTCGCCGGCTTTGGCCGCGCCGTTTGGGTGACGTTTGACGCAACACCCAGCTCGCCGGCGACGTCCTCGAGTTTGCTGCCGGGTTCGGGCATGTTTCTGGACGCCTTCTCGACCGCCTGGCAGCAGTGGATCGTAAACTACGACTGGTTCCGGCAGGCGCGCCTGGCGGCTTTTCTGCAGCAGGACGTGGGCGCCGAGGCAGGAGCCGCATGGGACAACACTACCGCCGCGGCGGAGCAGGCATGGCAGCAGGTACGTGCAGGCCGGCAAGGCTCGGGCGCGGTGAGCGAGTTCTGGGCGAGCGCCGGGTTCGTGGTTGCCATTTGCATTGTCGGCGGGATCATTCTCTGGCGCAGCGGCGGGGCGCTGCGGCGGCGCCGGGGACAGGAACTGCGTGACCAGTTGGCGGCACGGCGGCAAGCGCAGGCGGCCTATCGCCGGCTGTTGCGCTATCTCGGACGCTGTGGCATGGAGCACCCGCCCGGGCAGACCGCCGAGGAACTGCTGGCCACCTTAACGAATGAGAATGCTCCCGAGGCGCTCACGATCGCGCTGACGAGCTTCCTGAGCGACTATCAGGCGGTGCGCTTTGGTCCCGAACCGGCAACGCGTGCGCCACAGCTTCGTCCGCAACTCCAGCAGTTGCGGCGCCTCTGCCGCCGCGGGGCGCTTGCCTAA